A DNA window from SAR324 cluster bacterium contains the following coding sequences:
- a CDS encoding Gfo/Idh/MocA family oxidoreductase: MTRQAIRVGIIGTGRISDLHAIEYIQNPFSQITALCDQDLDLAKARAEKWGCPDAVVTNNYEDLLARDDVDLVELLLPHNLHLPIALKAIEAKKIVSLQKPMCINLDEADQLVAAAKVSSQPFKVFENFIFHPPVMKAKALIDEGAIGEPLSIRIKSNSGKGKTAWEIPSSADAWRQDKETSGGGPLVFDDGHHKFALAWYFMGNPKEVHSYIHHTQRKDGGFLDAPSLISFRFQNGKIGNLEVVYSPELEISGYYYAQDDRLEITGTHGIIWINGGHGRIGETPPLVLYSRDNITEYRDIAMGWEQSFIQSTRHFLNVLKDGGEPILTARQGRQVLKFALAAEESAQKGQSIRLQEDLS, translated from the coding sequence ATGACCAGGCAGGCAATTCGCGTGGGCATTATCGGCACAGGTCGAATCTCTGACCTACATGCTATCGAGTACATACAAAACCCCTTCAGTCAGATCACAGCGCTCTGCGATCAAGATCTCGACCTTGCAAAAGCTCGAGCAGAAAAGTGGGGATGTCCGGATGCAGTTGTTACAAATAATTATGAAGACTTATTGGCGCGAGATGACGTGGACTTGGTTGAATTGCTGCTGCCTCATAATTTGCACTTGCCGATTGCTCTAAAGGCGATCGAAGCGAAGAAAATCGTTTCACTACAAAAGCCAATGTGCATCAATCTAGATGAAGCAGATCAATTGGTAGCTGCCGCTAAAGTGAGTTCACAGCCTTTTAAAGTCTTTGAAAACTTTATCTTTCATCCACCAGTGATGAAGGCCAAAGCTTTGATAGATGAGGGAGCGATTGGTGAACCACTGTCGATCCGGATTAAGTCAAACTCTGGCAAGGGAAAAACAGCGTGGGAGATACCAAGCAGTGCTGATGCATGGCGACAAGATAAAGAGACCTCTGGAGGTGGTCCGCTAGTTTTTGATGATGGGCATCACAAATTTGCACTGGCCTGGTACTTCATGGGGAATCCAAAAGAAGTGCACTCTTACATTCATCATACACAACGGAAAGACGGTGGTTTTTTGGATGCCCCATCATTGATTTCATTTCGTTTCCAGAATGGGAAAATTGGCAATTTGGAGGTGGTCTATTCTCCTGAACTTGAAATTTCTGGCTACTACTATGCGCAGGATGACCGTTTGGAAATAACAGGCACACATGGGATCATTTGGATCAACGGAGGGCATGGTCGAATCGGTGAAACTCCTCCACTAGTGCTCTACTCCAGGGACAATATCACTGAATATCGGGATATCGCTATGGGGTGGGAGCAGAGTTTTATTCAGTCAACTCGCCATTTTCTCAATGTGCTAAAAGATGGAGGAGAGCCCATTTTGACTGCCAGGCAGGGAAGACAGGTATTAAAATTTGCCTTGGCAGCAGAAGAATCAGCCCAAAAAGGGCAATCCATTAGATTGCAGGAGGATCTGTCATGA